cgcATCTCCATACTAAATCCActaccctgaaccttgaggctatcccctagttctggtctcctccaccGTTGGAAGCAACTTGCTTATTAACTCTATCTTATCtctgcttttcataattttatacattttcacAAGATcaccattcttctaaattccagtgagatgagtcccagacaactcaatctctcctcataggctaacccccctcatccctggaatcaacttaGTGAACCTCCtatgcaccacctccaaagccagtacatctgtTCACAAGAAAGGGGACCGTAGTATACACAGCACTCCAGATACAACCTCACCAGTAGTTTGTACCTCACCATTCTccgaaattcaatccctctagcagtgaaggccaatattccatttgcctgctgaacctgcaaaccaatcttttgtgattcatgcacaaaacCTCGATAATTGGTGCTTGCCTCAGTAAGAGAATAGACTTGGTGcttaaaaggaaaataattttgaGGCCTATGGATAAAGAGAGTGGAATGGGGCAGACGAGATTCTCTTCAGAGAGGCAAATAATCTTCCTCTGTGCCACACAGACTAACTCTGTATTTCAAAATGCTCGATCCCCAATTACATGCTGTGGTTTGGATCCAATGCAGATCAGAAACTGCACCTGATGAACAGTACAGAGACTTTGAATTGATCAGTCCACTGTGGGCTCCATGTTATCAGCAGGCAAAGGTAGACCAGCATCTGAAGTTCCAGAGATTCAGATGAAACTAGCTTTTCAATGGAAAAGAATAACCAAAGGGGTCTCACCAAAACACTCTGTTTAATTGTCTAGAACCAGGAAACAATCTCAAAATAAAGACCagaagtgattttttaaaaaaacaacagctGGAGAATCTTTGGATTTCCATATGATAAATATTACTGTGGAGAAAAACTTTGAAGTTGACAGAGAAATGTCCTGGTAAAGAGTAAACAATATTATTCTATAATCCCAAAGAACTTACACTGATTTAATTCAAAAGTGAGATTAAAAGAGTTCTGGATAGTGAAGTCAGGTGTATGGGGATAATGCAGTAGAATGATGTTAGAACCTGCGTGCCAATTAGCCCAGTCTGAAAAGGCATAGGGTATCCTGGGATAAAATAATGACATAATTAATTACATTTTTGCGTGAccgcaggaatgtgaaggaaaaggattaaaagggtataaattttgcccacctacataaacctttataaatctcTAAAGGACCATGGGGAAATCCCAGCAGGAGAGAGATGGTgaatctgccctcccagaatgccatgcggcagagaaacccctccgtgAGTGCTCCGTACATATAGCCCTTTCCCTGCCGTATGGCACTCTGGGAGGACAGATCCACCATCACTCTTCCCCACGGACttgataaattgtgtgctattgcCAATAGGACTTGCCCagtgtttataaattgtgcagcTATACTTTCCCACTGTTGTTTATAAAATTAGAAAGGCTTGTATAGGTCAGCTCAacaacaagggctgaagggctcatactgtgttgTACATAATGCATAATTATGCTATAATTaggcataattaattttgtttaaattgaGGATCATAATACATTGTTCAGGATTTAGGGCATTGCTCAATATGTCACACTCAGATGTCACCATTGGAGGATAGAATCCCCTATACCCAGGGATGCCTTGTGATGAATGTGAAAGTACACAGAGAAccggttaacagtggtccagtgtgaaaggcagAAACAAGTTTCCTTAACTCGTTCAGTGAatggccaatctactggttagccaGGGTGAAAAGGGCAattgatgagtcgcactacaaagaggtggaaaatgtcATGAAATGGTACAAGAGAGTCTCAacgtggataagacaaaggagatgattgtggacttcaggaggaacagggacaaccactctccactacacattaatgatTCGGTAGTTCCTTGTAGCCCACTTAAaaaaagtgacctatcctggtctcacagtatctcctcacttgtcaggaaggtgcaacagcaactgcactttctgagatgaCTGAGGTGGGCAGGACTCGTGTTaactttccacaggagctctattgagagtgtcctggccagctgcatcatagtgtgatacagttgctgcagagaattggagAATTGggtcagaagtcaatccacaacaccagaaaagcagcagagaggatcactggagtttctcgtctctccccccaacccaccaccAATCAAcgtaatctaccaggatcattgtttgaagagggctcacaaaatcattgaggatccccaccaccctgcAAACAGCAACTttttgctactcccatcaggaaagagatacaggagtatcagagctagaaccaccaggctgagtttcttcccacaggtagtgagaatgctgaacgactgtaATGAACTGCTCATTCAACCCACAGAGAACAATAttcgtttatttttatgtatgtataGATGTACTGCATATGTACTATATGCGTGCTGTGTCTGGTTGTATGCTTGCATGCCTTTGCACCAAGGACGGGAGAAACCTAtattgtcagattgtacttgaacttttaaattttttaatttaaaattttttaaatttaaacagacagcacagaaacaggccatttcagctcacgtgTCCATGCCACCAATtcacaccaattaacttacaaccctggtacatttcaaacagtgggaggaaaccacagcccccagggaaaatccacgcagacactgggagaccatgcaaactcctcacagacagcacaggattcaaacccgatCCCTGGTGCCAtaaatggcattgcgctaacctaaAAAATTGTAACAAGGGGAAAGGGTAACTCGCTGAATAAGGGGAAAGGAAGGGGTTGGGGAGttggggaggaaaggagactgagggatagGGGAGAGGGTATTCTCCCTCAGAAGAAGCCCAGCCAGAATatatggtgttgttcctccaatttatgggtagccTCTGTTtggcatgaggtcatggacagacatatcgcggtgtggaattaaagtggttggagATCCATGTCATTGCTAAGgacggagtgaaggtgctcagtgaagcaatctcccagtctgcgtccagcctTTCCAATGTACCATCCAAGCACTTGGAAGGACCATTTGGGGGCCTGAAGGGTGGTAAGACAGGAGGAGTGGGTGCAAATGTAGTATTTCTGTGGTTACAAGGTACgaagggggcaattagtgggaagggaataGTGGAGAAAGGAGTCAAAGAGGGGgcagtccctgtggaaagtgGAGGGGGGAAAGATGCATCAGGTGGTGGGATCACAGTGCAGATGCCAGAAACTGCGGAGAGAATTGAGTGCATCAAGTTCCTCAGAGCCACTTAAAAAGTGACCTATTTTGGTctcatatctcctcacttgtcaggaaggaaatgtggaggctggtgggatagtAGGTGAAGTCAAGGGAAATCCTGTTCATGCAGTGacttggggcagagggggccagggcagatgtgtatgAAAATGAAGAGATGTGGGCAAGAGCTGAGTTGACGGCAGTCGAGGAGAAGCCAcgtttttgaaggaggaggacctCTCAAATGTTTGGGAATGAGACACCTCATCCTAGGAGCAGGTGTgacagaggaggagggaatgaaagaAATAGAACCCTCTTGAGGGGTGTGAAGAGGTGCAATCGAGGTAACTGTGGGGATTGGTGGATTTGTAGAATACATCtgtagagagtttgtctcctgagatggagacagagggattgagAAAGGAGAGAGTTTTGCCAGAGATGGTACCAAGTGATTTGAAGTCAGGGTGAAAATTAGCAgggaagtggataaagttgacaagctcaccATGGATGAGGCAGCACTaaagtagtcatcaatatagCGGAGGAAGATTTGAGGAGGTTTGTCTGTgttggcttgtagcatggatttgcTCCAAGTAACCCACAAAATGGCAGCATAGTTGGGTCccatggagaaagtgggatgagtcaaaggaaaagttattgagggtgcactgtatacaattttaccataaaaaCTACATTCCTGCAAATATTACAGACGAATTAAAAATCCAGAACAAAGCTCTATTAATCTCACATTAAGGATGTGTttcttccaaactttttctacatAAAATGTATAATCCAGGTTTCTCTTTTCATAAGAAAGTGAATTACATGTGGCTGTGTGCAACTAAAAACAGAATGGAAGTAGGTTTGGGGTTTGCAGCAAGACTTCAAgcaaggagagggggaggggagggtgttgaTAGTCACTATTCTCACAAACTACTGAAGAATTCTTGCTCCAGACAAAGTAATGAGTttcttactttgatttttttgtgcactattttcatttattgttgtatgGTGGTTTATACGAACGTTTGCcccatgacgctgctgcaaaacaatgaattccatgacttgttcatgataataaattctgatttctgAGAATTATActaaagtaaaagcacaatgctggacaaactcagtgtacagtactttatatagcaaagagaagagaaggatgagaggtgatttaatagaagtctacaagattctgagaggcactgAAAAGATAGATAGCCAGTGCCTTTTGACGAGGGCAagattagcaaacaccagggtacatctgtacaaagtgaagggaggaaagtttaggggagacagatCAGGGgtgtttattttacacagagagttgtgggtgcctggaatccttgccagagatggtggcgGAAGTTGGAACATCAGtgcaccctcaataacttctcctttgactcatcccactttctccaagttcaAGGGGTACCCATAGGGGTGTGTTGGCCCCAGCtacgcctgcctttttgttggttgcttggagcaatccatgctacaagcttaCACAGGCCAACATTAagagacagggacatggatggaagaaaaataaagggttaagaggtaggaagggtttagtatttcttTTGTCACACTCCCAGGTCTGTCCCTGGCCTTATAACACCGACCCACCAAGACCACCAGCAAACACCTTAActtcctctgggcactctccagccagatggcatcaacatccacttttcaggtttctgctaacccgctctcctcttccctccaccctcccttcccctgaCCATCTTCCTCCTCTTGATCTctgctgtaccctccctcccttctccacctatcacctagaCTAGAGCCTTGCGACCACCGCCAACATCCCCACTCTTTTGTCTGGATGCCTGCCAGGCATTTaaccacactttgatgaagggctcaagcctgaaactcgCTCttgtatctttgctgcataaagtacgatgtctgatctgctgagtttctccggtatTGTGCTTTTACGTCAACCACGGCGTCTGGAGCTTCTCATGTTTTAGTATTTATTTTGGTGGGAATATATACAGTAGGTCGGCACATCTATGATCTAAATATAACCTGGAGATAACACGACCCCAATGTATCGCTTCAGGagcctctgattacctgaaaGGCGGCTTAAAGTGACCCAGTAGTGCTCGTCCGGGCTGTAAGTATCCCTCGACCACCGTAACAGGTCCTGAGCCCGCTTGTCCCGCAGGACAAAGTCCACAAACTCTCTGGTGAGCGCATAGTACGCGGAGCCGAAGTAAAGCTTCAAGCGGTGCGGCGGGGCGGCCGTCTTCCTGAACTGGGTCTTTATCACATACGACTCGGCTGGGGAGATGTACTCGCGGTGGACGTACGTGGTCCTGTGCTTGATGTGGTCGGGCTGCAGGATTCCCGGCGTGATGTTCTTGTTCTTCCACCGCTGTTTCAACAGCCGCACCAGCTCCCTGTTGGTTTTCAGCGGGAAATCCTGTCCGCAAAGGTTCAGCGCGTACTTCCAGTGGACCCTGGAGAGGACCAGCTCCTCCATGCAGTTGAGGTCGGCCTGCAGCCGCGAGAAGCCACCGTAGACCACGCTCTCCGCCTGGGAAGCGAGGAACACGTTGTCGAAGCAGGCGGCCAGTTGCGCCACCGCTCGCCTGAAGCCGGCCGGCGTTTTCTTGTCAACGTGAATGCAGTAGACGTTCTGCGGCATGTAGATGGCACGGAAAAGCCACTCCAAGGTCTGTAGGTTTTTGTGCACGACCAGGATGTATGCCAGGGGGAAGCTCGCTTCCTCCTGCGACAGGGGCTGTGTGATGTAGGAGCGCTCAGCCAGCAGCCTGGAGCAATTGACGGGCAGGCCGGTGTCGATCGCCGGCAGCTCCCGGTGCAGTTGCTCGCACTGCGCTCCCAGTGCAGCGGCTACCTCCTTGCCATCGAGCAGCGCCGAGCAGAGCTCGTCCGGGTAGTCGCCACAGCGGGCGCTGTCTAGGTGCCAGTGTCGGGCCGCCGGCTCCCTGCCTTTGCTCACCAGGTAGATGCAAAAGCAGACCATCGCGCTGACCGCCGCGCACAGAAGCACCATCAGTTGGGCCGGATTCATTGGCGCCTCGTTCCCGTGGT
The Narcine bancroftii isolate sNarBan1 chromosome 1, sNarBan1.hap1, whole genome shotgun sequence genome window above contains:
- the LOC138748416 gene encoding beta-1,3-galactosyl-O-glycosyl-glycoprotein beta-1,6-N-acetylglucosaminyltransferase 7-like isoform X2, whose amino-acid sequence is MNPAQLMVLLCAAVSAMVCFCIYLVSKGREPAARHWHLDSARCGDYPDELCSALLDGKEVAAALGAQCEQLHRELPAIDTGLPVNCSRLLAERSYITQPLSQEEASFPLAYILVVHKNLQTLEWLFRAIYMPQNVYCIHVDKKTPAGFRRAVAQLAACFDNVFLASQAESVVYGGFSRLQADLNCMEELVLSRVHWKYALNLCGQDFPLKTNRELVRLLKQRWKNKNITPGILQPDHIKHRTTYVHREYISPAESYVIKTQFRKTAAPPHRLKLYFGSAYYALTREFVDFVLRDKRAQDLLRWSRDTYSPDEHYWVTLSRLSGHYVRNICVYGLGDLEWLVQRDSLFANKFEVENHPLMAQCMERWLRRKTLSQSEVPIQPGWHMKSNKCFFDIEGNDCSTTLT
- the LOC138748416 gene encoding N-acetyllactosaminide beta-1,6-N-acetylglucosaminyl-transferase-like isoform X1, which gives rise to MNPAQLMVLLCAAVSAMVCFCIYLVSKGREPAARHWHLDSARCGDYPDELCSALLDGKEVAAALGAQCEQLHRELPAIDTGLPVNCSRLLAERSYITQPLSQEEASFPLAYILVVHKNLQTLEWLFRAIYMPQNVYCIHVDKKTPAGFRRAVAQLAACFDNVFLASQAESVVYGGFSRLQADLNCMEELVLSRVHWKYALNLCGQDFPLKTNRELVRLLKQRWKNKNITPGILQPDHIKHRTTYVHREYISPAESYVIKTQFRKTAAPPHRLKLYFGSAYYALTREFVDFVLRDKRAQDLLRWSRDTYSPDEHYWVTLSRLSDAPGADPSAEWQGSIRSIKWLDQTQVTHNGCKGHYVRNICVYGLGDLEWLVQRDSLFANKFEVENHPLMAQCMERWLRRKTLSQSEVPIQPGWHMKSNKCFFDIEGNDCSTTLT
- the LOC138748416 gene encoding beta-1,3-galactosyl-O-glycosyl-glycoprotein beta-1,6-N-acetylglucosaminyltransferase 7-like isoform X3 — translated: MNPAQLMVLLCAAVSAMVCFCIYLVSKGREPAARHWHLDSARCGDYPDELCSALLDGKEVAAALGAQCEQLHRELPAIDTGLPVNCSRLLAERSYITQPLSQEEASFPLAYILVVHKNLQTLEWLFRAIYMPQNVYCIHVDKKTPAGFRRAVAQLAACFDNVFLASQAESVVYGGFSRLQADLNCMEELVLSRVHWKYALNLCGQDFPLKTNRELVRLLKQRWKNKNITPGILQPDHIKHRTTYVHREYISPAESYVIKTQFRKTAAPPHRLKLYFGSAYYALTREFVDFVLRDKRAQDLLRWSRDTYSPDEHYWVTLSRLSDAPGADPSAEWQGSIRSIKWLDQTQVTHNGCKGVTKRVFYNAFKDPGKGQMKSPAKWS